The Ptychodera flava strain L36383 chromosome 16, AS_Pfla_20210202, whole genome shotgun sequence region aaagaaaagttatttgaaattcgaaaatttttatttttcgccatagagttaacacagggatggcgtccattttgaatttctaatatcagtaaatcttgggttacttgtttctctagtaccaaaatttgcacggtgaccccctatttttattcttgattttgaaagagaatgattgaaagattccttgaggaaagttagagcaaaagtttaagtcttttactttcgaggtgcatattaccttaacacagggatggcagccattttgaatcccAAATATCGCCAAATGTTAGGTAATTGGCTTCTCTTGtataaaatttgcacggtgacccctgattttcattctgcaTTTATTGAGAGAATGGTTTGaaatttccttgaggaaagttacgGCAAAAGTTAACGAATTTCAGCTCTGAGGCGTAAGTAGATTGAAGAGGCTGCTACTGTTATGAAAAGGTTGCGTTTGCAAGTGGCGTACGACCGTTCTTTTGGATGAAGAATTAGAGTtcgatatttttttcttcaaaagctAAGAAGTTCTGACAGATGCTGCGCGGAATGGTTATTAAATAACGACAAGATAACCATATGTTtgtgaaattatgacaaaactgataaaataaattgttgcaAATTCCAGATAAAATAGACaaattatgatatattgaaaataactgtCAATGAAGTAAGTTACAGGAATGGTAGACGTCAATACATAATCGTCAAAAAGGCAAATTGGTCGAGATAAAAAAAATCGATATGATAAAAAAAACTTGCaagaattgataaaatcttgacattataaaataaaaaccaaTAAGAAAATAGTTTGGCGGTGATCATGATGTCACTAAATTTGACTAAACATAGTACGCTTCGTGATCAATGGTCGTGTCTCAAAACTATAGCAAACTGCACTGGTACACCGTACATCAATTAGATCTGGTTGTGTAAGTACAACGCCCTCTTGTGTGCAAATGTGGTCCAGTCTCCAAGCTACAGCCAGTATTTTACAGTGACGATCGGCACCTGCCACATACCACAACATTTGGCGCAAAAAACATCCTTATGATCGTGGGTTGTTACATAAAAATGATTTCAACCTCGGTCTGCAGTCCACACGATGGCCAGGAATTATCCTTCCTGAACAGAACAAAGTGATTTTCAAGGATGCCGTTGGCAGTTTAGCTTGTTTCAAGATGGTTTCGCTGTTCACACGTCCAACAGATACAATTTCAACATCCTGCTGCTCCTAGTTATAGGTCAGTGAGGAAACACATTGCACTTTACGACTTCTGTTATTTCCTGACACAATTTAACCGCGAAATTCGCGCGGGAATGACAACATGTACCATTTTGCACTCGGCACCTTTTTCATGATAATGGGCGTATGCAGAAACATATGACGCCATTTTGACGGTTCGGTTTGTTGGAAATTCCAAAGTACCCAGAGGCAGATGTCATCTTTACGTCTGCATATTATAGTAAATGATATCAAGCTTCTTACTATCCTTGAGCGGGTTAATGTCCGTGGTACACAAAGTAAAGAACGGGTTGGGTTTGCAGATTCGTTCATCAAACAAACAACAAGATATATCTAGTCCCTGGTTTCATGAAATACCGAGCTGTTCTTTGATAACACTGAACCTGTCTCTGATGGTATTATAAAATTCATATTCAATAGCCAgtctttttttcatgatttccaCAACTTTCTCCGACGGTGGTGCTTCGCTCTTCTTGATGGCGTGCATATTTTGTTGCGCTCCCTGCGTTTCGAGATCTGAAAATACATTTAACCAGGTGAAACAAAACTTTCTCGATGGtgacttcaaaaataaaagcagaaaaaggaCACTTCGACTGCTAACAATCCAAAACCCCCTAgaacaacaaaatattgaattcaTGAGGACATTACACATAACTTTTGCAGTAAAGTTGATATCTGTCGTGGCGAGCGAGAGTACCCATTCACTAAATTTACTCCGACTTGCCCTTAAAGAATTTACATGAATTTACATGATATTTCATTGTCCTCTGAACAAAGTCGAACAAGGTCGTCTCCACGGAACCTATCACTTTGAAAGCTATGGGCAAAATGGAGGAAACTGGAAAATTAACCTCTAAAACTGACATACgcacatttcatcatcatttgaagTTACGGGGATGAATTAATCTCTAGATGTGACAGGCTCGGAAACTGTTGAGCGATGAATTTTCGAGAAAAAGTTCGTATCAACAATCACATATACAATTTCAACATCATTCCTGCAAGTCTTCGTCAAACTTATGTAGATCACAAAAATACGAACGCCGACTAAACCCAATAGCTCAGATGATGTACGTAGCTAACTGGAATACATAAAAATCCCATTGGTATAATGCAGTACATAAGGTCAACAACAAAACACGATACTTACACTCAAGATATTTACTGGCACCCTGAAAGTACCGTGGTAAAAGTACTTCTAGAATCTTCATGGAAGCATTCATTTCTTCAAGTATGCCCACAAAGACGTACTCGTTAAGAGCATTGCGTATTGCTTCTCGCAAAGTCCATTGGGATGGCTCCCtaagacaaaacaaaatcaagaaaaacgtCTCGCGTATAGATTAAGGATATTGAGGTGGTAAGGTCCCAGACTCGATTCTAGTCGGGTAATAAAGAACAAGTCGTTTGTAAAGGCCCATCGCGTCATTCATGCAAAACTATTCTGAATTCGGTAGCGCAAGCCACAGTTACTCCACCCATAGACAGAAGAGGGGAGACCATGTACAAAACGTGTGGTAGAGTTACCGGCAGTTCATAGCGAACCCATACGAGAGTAGAGTCTGCGCAGAAAGGCTGGGATTTTCTCAGAACACTTGTTCAGCCCTGTAGTACATGCAGAAACAGCGTGTGATTTCAAAGGATAACTTCTCACCCcaccaaattcaaacattttctgtATCTCAAACACACGAGAAAATATGTAAGCCATCGGAGAAGATTCAGGCACTTGTGGCTCGTCTTTTGATCAGAGCCTCGCAAATCTCGGACAAAATGAAGCTTGCATGTGGCCTGGTCGTTATAGTAAGGTAATATGCCCCTTCGGTACTAGTCggaatttaaattttttttcaaatcttttcTGGTCTTCTACTTGTAGGGGCTCAAttaaaagctcttggagtaagaaaatgtttcaccgtctcagtttttcgGAAATCAAAATTTCTATTATACCCCCATACAGTTGACACAGAGAGAGCGGCCATTTTTAATaaatggaactaatttgggataattggatggtgaagtaagatCGTTTtcacctgcaaatgtaagctcatctgcttttctttctaagttatacacttgtttttatgagtaatttgtaacattgcaacattcagctgtattgcacctaacacttttgagaaatttgaaaaatatgaagatcgcattatcccaaattagttccaatcgtgttcatatcaaatatttgtaaaagttaGGATATCAAACTCTAATGTCAAACTTCGCACGGTGATCCCTGGTTTTTATCTTGACTTGTAAGCGAATGGTTTAAagtcattgaggaaagtttgagcacaacTATAAGGCACGTGTTTTTGAGAATGTCACACACCTGCAACGCGCGTCCTGGCCACAGAAGAAAGGGACGATATAGAAGGCCCTTCCAAGTTGGCATTCCGTTTTGTTCAATAAGACGCATTCATCAAATGTCtgtgcaaaaattgaaaaaaaagagaGATAATATACCGAAGTGAATGGCATACGAAAcgatacaaaaagaaaaaaaagaaaataattactGCAATTACGATTAACGAATATGAAAGAGCcaaatatcaaacacaaattTCAAGCGCATTGCGTACAAATTCATCCGCAAAGTCTGCTCGTGGTTTTcagattatgaaatatggctgTCTGCACAAGTAACATATATCGGTTAACATACATGCAATGGATGAAAGATCTATCCCCCTGTATTTCAGTATTGGTTTCAGCTTTTATTAGCAGTAGGGCCTAAATCAGTTATTCTCCTGTCAGGTCACGTAGAAGATTATTAAGCTTTTGCAACAACTTCTTTCTATCGACGCCTACTGCCAACTATGGTCAAAGACATTAAAGATGAAAGTCACCAGGGGGAAGTAATATTGCCTATGGAATATCGACCTATATTGATATACAGCATTGGAATGGCTTCTAGTCCTAAAAAGCTACACATATATTCTCAAACCTGGTTGCGTTCTTCGTCGGTGCCCTTGAACTTTGACACCATGTACTTGTTGATGGAATCTCCGAATCTGTTGAAATAGTACGAAGACACAAGGCGACTGATCGGATCTCGAatgatattaaaataaactGGACGTAGTTCACCAAATCTAGAATGAGGAAATAAATGCAGTGGGTATCTGTGAACACAGACATCATGCCGTATAAGTTGCTGTAACAATATGTTCAATGCGGCAAAACATGATACTCTGACATATTTTCTTTTACGGGTTCATTTTTCCTATTTCGGATTTGATTCGGGTCTATGCAAATCAAATATACCTAAATGGAAAGTCATCTAGCAATATGATTCATCGTACTCTGAAACACGTAGACCCCGGAGGTTCAGTGCGCATGCCGGAACCAAAACTCATGTCCAGGTCCCGCAAAGCCGTGCAAGTGACTGACTGCATCCACAATAGTGCTATTGCCCTTGGGGGTCAGGACACAGGAAATTCGCTAAGCCAGTTTACCGGCTCACATGTTTGAGGAACGGTGTATCAGCGCTCATGTAATCGATATAACCccgggcaaaagtttaaaatacAAGCCAGACAGCGGACAGTTGATCTCATGCACCGTAAAACTAGAACTAGCTCTCAAAGCCCCCGTTGGCTAGGCAATGTGACTCTCTCCTGCTAACAGATGCAGCGATTGTTATTGGAGAACATGGACATCTAATAGCAAAAACAGCTGGGCTGTTCAAATTGTTCCCTTCAAGCTGACACTGAGCTCTAATCGTCGAGGGCACATTTTTGCGGCAGAGAATAGAGAGAGAGCTGCAACGAgcgtctgagagagagagagtcaagGCTATTGGAAGCTGTATGGCCTATGGGTAACTTACTTGGTGAAATTTAGGAAGTGGACATGCATATCGAACAAAGCTGGTCTTGGAAGATTAACGATTTCACGGACCGTCTTCTCCTGTAAAGCAAAGGATGTAcaacatttttgcaattttgcaaTGACTGGAGTGATTTGTACCCCCAACCTGTACATGTATTGGCAGAGCCACTGAGTCGAGGAAATTTCAAAAGGTCTCTCCATGAACGAAAGGTTGATCTGCTGATGTTACGGCCCCCGTCCTACCTGCATGCTAATGCTAATCATAAACATTTACTGAGAAGTGTACACAGCTTTCCTCGTGAATCACTCGCAAActgtgtaggcctactgtattGGGCTCTGATCCCGATAAATGACGGAAATCGAAGGTGCTGCTGATGAAATCTTCTATAACCAAGATCTTGCGACCGTGCGGCTTGTGTCCAGAAACAGAGACATTGCACACGGTTTACGTGTACAGTTCTCTTGTTCTTTACTCGGTTGGTCGTTTTAACCGAAAATTGGAATATTTGCAGCCGTTTGCAGAGTCATACAGTGAAACTAATTCGCATTGAAGCCGTATGATAAAACACCCGTCAATTCATTATGCCTGATATGAAATTTGATTGGTAAAATGAAGCGTTGCCTTGGTAGCCAGAGACTCACAGCTCGCAAATAATCGAACTTTTATGTAGAATGCAGCTCGAGGACAGATGTTCGGACACTCAAACCTTTACAATACATTTTGGTCTACCGCATTGAAGCCAATGGATTAACTGAGTTTTTACCAgcttattttgtgaaaactgaaacgttattatttttttcaggcataacagccatttgaatttcaaatgtcgccaGCACCCCTGAATTTTATCATCGATTTCGAGCAGATATGATTGGAACTTTCCTTACtgaaaagtttgagcgaaagtttgagtcaatttcgaggcgcgtacgaCCTAAAATGTCTTAGGATATTTGCAGTGTGTCCGGAcatctgtttgtctgtatatTCTGTTTGTAACTTTAATGCTTTATTACTTTCCCAGCCTTTGTCACCTGATCTTTTTCGTTCTGTCGAAATTTCCAGAATTCCATGGAGTGCTTGTACTTGAAGCCAAATTTCTTTGCATTCTTCCTCACTATCCACAGGACGCTTCTGCTTCCACACTTTGGG contains the following coding sequences:
- the LOC139114064 gene encoding uronyl 2-sulfotransferase-like, whose translation is MMRCNCLCRKHRLHTILFLLILLPFLVGVGILLRSHNGIDLSHVHGNEKREGTRRDLKPWGNLERGNEGDVVSASDVQFAKQWEKSQETEANVKAGDVTKRPDKKESKSLDDLLALPPDVDDSLVVYNRVPKCGSRSVLWIVRKNAKKFGFKYKHSMEFWKFRQNEKDQEKTVREIVNLPRPALFDMHVHFLNFTKFGELRPVYFNIIRDPISRLVSSYYFNRFGDSINKYMVSKFKGTDEERNQTFDECVLLNKTECQLGRAFYIVPFFCGQDARCREPSQWTLREAIRNALNEYVFVGILEEMNASMKILEVLLPRYFQGASKYLEYLETQGAQQNMHAIKKSEAPPSEKVVEIMKKRLAIEYEFYNTIRDRFSVIKEQLGIS